In Tistrella mobilis, the genomic window GAACCGCCTGCTCGAAGAATTCGGCGTCAGCCGGATGACCGTGCATCGCGCCCTGCGTGAACTGACCGACGAGGGCCTGCTCGCCCGCGTCCAGGGGGTCGGCACCTTCGTCGCCGAGCGCCGGCCCGGGGTTTCGGTGGTGGAGCTGCGATCGATCGCCGACGAGATCACCACCCGCGGCAATCGCCACGCCGCGCGGGTGGAGGTGCTGGACGAGGTGCGGGCCGATGCCGCCCTCGCCCGGCAGATGAACCTGCCCGAGGGCGCCCGGCTCTGGCACTCGATCGTGCTGCATACCGAAAACGACGTGCCGATCCAGCATGAAGAGCGCTGGGTGAACCCGGTTCTGGCGCCGGACTATCCGGCCCAGGATTTCACCCGTATCACCCCCACCGCCTATCTCTCGGGCCTCCATGCCGCGCCCGAGGTCGAGCATGTGATCGAGGCGACCGCCGCCCCCAAGACCATTGCCGCCCGGCTGGGCATCGCCCGCAACGACCCGTGCCTCAGGCTCACCCGCCGCACCTGGGTCGATCGGGGCGTGGTCACGCTCGCGATCCTCACCCATCCGGGCACCCGGTTCCGGCTTGGCACCCGCTTCCGCGCCGGCCCCGGCACCATGCCGCTGGCGGCGGGTTTCTGATCTCAACCGCTGGCACGCGCCAGCAGCCGGCCCATGGTGCGGATCACCGCCGCCCCGACGCTTCGCCGCTTCGGGCCCAGGATGGCATCGGTCGGCCCCCGCCCCTCGATCGCCAGATGCCGGCCCAGCGTGCTGCCGAAGCCCGCCAGCCACACCGCCGAGAACCGGTTCACCCGGCCCAGGATCGAGCGCATGTCGACATACATCACCCGGACGGTCTCGTCGCTGTCGGGATGTTTCTTGGTCAGGGGCAGCGGCTTGCCGCCCACCGCCTGATACATCGGCACAAGGCGGGGGATGGCATCGAACAGCATGAAGCGCACGCCCATCGACAGGCTCAGCCGCTCCACCTCGCGGAACAGATCATAGCGGATGCGGTTGCCGCGGAAATCCGGATGGACGACCAGCCGCGAGACCTCGACGAAACCACCCTCCCAGAACTGTTCGGGCACCGGCACCTGAGCCTGCAATTCGCTCAGCGACCGGTCACCGCCATTGACCACCAGCCGGGCGGTGGCGATCGGCTTGTCGCCCAGATAGGCCAGAAACAGGAGCGACGAGCCGTCCAGCCGGTCGGCCCAGTCGGCCGGGTCGCGCGCCTCGGGCCGGCGCCCGTAGAACTGATTGGCATCGCGCCGGAGCGCGCGGGCCGTCACCATATCCGCCGCCCCCGCCGCCGGCACCACGCGCAGATGCCGCATCAGCCCGCGCGGCTTCAGCCCATGGGTCCAGAGCGCCTGAATACCGAATCCCGGCGCCGTACAGGCCGCCAGAACCGCCGCCCGGTCGATCGCGGTCGGGTCGGCCATGCGCAGCAGGACGCGCACCGCTTCCCCTCCGCTCTCCACCCCGATGATCCGGCTGCACAACCGGAAAGGCGCGGCCCATGGGCGTACCACGGTCAGGGTCATCAGCGTGCCCGGCACCAGCAGGGCCGCCGGGCCGGTCACCTCCGCCACCGCTTCATAGGGGCCGATGGCCGTGACCAGAGCCGGCAGCCGCCGGCGGTTCAGGCTCCGCCCGTCCAGCATCGCCGGCAGCGGCCCGGTCGGACATGGCAGCTGATCCACCACCGGCGCCGGGATCGCGGCCTCCAGCCGGATGGCGCCCCGGTCGGCATCCACCGAGGTACGGACAAGCCGGAGCGGCCCCAGCCGCCGGCGGCGGATCGCCCGCCGGTCGACCCGGGGCTCGACCGCCACCGCCGCCGCCGGATCGGCCAGCCGCCCGGCAACCACATCCGGCAACCGCCCGGCCGCAGCCATGAAGCACCAGCCGCCATCGGCCTCCAGCGCCAGCCGCCCGTTCAGCCGTTCCGTCCCGACATGCAGGCAGACGGCGACTGCGTGCGGCGGCGGCAGCCCGACCGCCGCCATCGGAGATGGCGCGCGCGTCGCCTCCGCAGCTTCAGGCCCGGCCATTGCATCTCTGACAGGCAGATCGATCAGCGTCATGGCGCGCCTCCCCAGTGGCGGGTGGGTCTTTTGAATTATGATATCTTTGATTGTAAATGATAATCACCATGGGTTGATAATCAAAATCACGTCTCACGAAATGAGATTCTCACCCTGAACCCGGCCCGGAGGGGCCACGGGATGAGGGCGCCGGAGCGGGGAACGTTTCGCGGTTGATAATCAACCATTGAATGATATTCTTTTTGCTTATACGCGGCATGATTTTCACGGTCCGCGCATCCTTTTCGCGGATGGCCGCGACCACCTGCGCCTCGGCGGAGGGTTCGCCATGCACATAGAAGACCTCACGGCCCTGATTCAGGATGACGTCTTCCTGCCGGTCCGCATCGATGCGGGTGGCGGTATCGATATCCTGCTCAAGATCGAAGGGCTGAACCCCGCAGGCTCGATCAAGTTCAAGACCGCGGTCGCGATGATCGCCGATATGGAACGGTCCGGCCGGCTGAAGCCCGGCGCCACGGTGGTCGAAAGCTCGTCAGGCAATCTGGGGCTGGCGCTCAGCATCGTCTGTCGGGCGCTCGGCTATGGTTTCGTCTGCGTCTCGGACCCCAACATCTCTCCCGCCACCCGCGACATGATCGAGGCCACCGGCGGCCGGATGGAACCGGTGACGGAGACTGACGAGAACGGCGGTTATCTCGGCACGCGGCTCAGGCGGATCGCCGCCCTGCTCGACCGCCATGCCGGCTGGGTGTGGACCAATCAATACGGCAATCCGGCCGCGAAATGGGCCCATCACCGCTGGACCGGCCCTGCCGTGCGCCGGCGGGTCGATCGGCCGGATTTCCTGTTCGTCGGTGTCGGAACCGCCGGTACGGCCATGGGCTGTGCGGAATATTTCCGCATCAACGCCCCCCAGACCCGGGTGATCGGCGTCGACAGTGTCGGCTCGGTGACCTTCGGCCAGGTCCCCGGCCGGCGCTATCTGCCAGGGCTCGGCGCCAGCCAGCAGCCGCCGCTTTTCGAGGCGGCGATGCTGGATGCACAGGTGATCGTACCCGAGACCGAAACCGTCACCGCCTGCTGGCGTTTCCGCCGCCGGCACGGCTTCCTGATCGGCGCCTCCACCGGCACCGTTCTGGCCGGCATCGCCCGCCATGCCGCCGCTGGCGCCATCCCGCCCGGAGCCACGGTCGTCGCCCTCTCGCCCGATCTGGGCGACCGCTATGCGGCCACGCTCTACGACGCCGCCTGGATCGGCAGCCGCTATGCCGATCTGCCCCCCGACATTGCCGAGGCCCTTGCCGCATGACCGATGATCGCATGCTTCAGCCGGCCCCCTTCACCGTCATCGGTGCCGAGGCCGTCCGCCGTGCCCTTGCCGCCCGCCCCGGCCATCTGGTCGCCCTGGTGCGGGACACATATCTCGCCCATGATGCCGGCCTGACCGTCAATCCCGACAGCTATTTCCTGCGCTTTCCCGACCGTCCCGGCGACAGGATCATCGCCCTGCCGGCCGCGATCGGCGGCGATGCGCCGGTTTCCGGCATCAAGTGGATCGCCAGCTTTCCGGGAAATCTCGCCCGCGGCATCGACCGCGCCTCGGCGGTGCTCGTCCTGAACGACGCCCAGACCGGCTACCCCTTCGCCTGCCTGGAAAGCTCGATCATCAGCGCCGCCCGCACCGCCGCCTCGGCCGTGCTCGGGGCCGAACTGCTCCACGGCCCGGAAAGGCGGGCGCGACAGGTGGCGGTGATCGGCGCCGGGCCGATCGCCCGGGCGATCACCGACATGCTTTTTGCCACCGGCTGGCATGCGGGCGGCCTGGTGGTCCATGATCTCGACCTCGCCCGCGCCACCGCCTTCGCCGATGCGATCGGGCTGCGCCGGCGGATTGCGACCCGGGCAACGGCGGATATCTCGTCGGCGATCCGTCACGCCGATCTGGTGATCTTCGCCACCACCGCCGGCCGGCCGCATGTGATGGACGCGGAGCTCTTCGCCCATGCGCCGACCGTGCTTCACGTCTCGCTGCGCGATCTGGGGCCGGAGGTGATCCTGTCGGCCTGGAATCTGGTCGACGATGTCGATCACGCCCTTAAGGCCGATACCTCGCTGCATCTGGTGGAAAAGGCGCGTGGCGATCGCGGCTTCGTTGCCGGGACCGTCGCCGATGCGGTGCATGGGCGCATCGCACCCGACCGCAGCCGGCCCAGGATCTTCTCGCCCTTCGGCATGGGCATTCTGGATCTGGCCCTCGGCCTCGATGTCTGGAAGGCGGTCACCGGCCAGGGCGGCGGGATCGCGGTGCCCGATTTCTTCCCGCGCACGGCGACCCTCGGTCTCTGATACCCGCCCGGCGGTGATGTCCGCTCAGCCGCCCGGCCACGCCAGAAGCCGGCCCATGCCGCGGATCACCGCCGCGGCGGGGCTGCGCCGGTCGGGCCCCAGGATCACATCGGTCGGCCCCCGCCCTGCAATCGCCAGATGCCGGCCCAGCGTGCCGCCGAAGCCTGCCAGCCACACCGCCGAGAACCGGTTCACCCGGCCCAGGATCGCGCGCATGTCGACATACATGACCTGCTCGATCTCGTCGCTGTCCTGATGCTTCTTGGTCAGCGGCAGCCGGCGGCCGCCCACCGCCTCGTAAAGCGGGGCAAGCTTGGGGATGGCGTCGAACAGCAGATAGCGCACCCCCAGCCCCAGGGCCAGCCGCTCCACCTCCCGGAACATGTCGAGGCGGATGCGGTTGCCGCGGAAATCCGGATGCACCACCAGCCGGGACACCTCGACGAAGCCGCCCTCCCAGAATTCCTCCGGCACCGGCACCAGGGCCTGCAATTCGCTTCTGGACCGGTCGCTGCCATTGACCACCAGCCGGGCGGTGGCGATCGGCTTGTCGCCCAGCAGGCCCAGAAACAGGATCGAGCAGGCATCGAGCGGATCGGCCCAGGCCTCCGGGTCATGGGCATCGGGCCTGCGGCCATAGAACTGGTTGGCATCCCGCCGCAGCCTGTAGACGGTCGCCATGTCGGCCAGCCCCGCTACCGGCACCACCCGCAGATGCCGCATCAGCCCACGGGGCTTCAGCCCATAGGTCCAGAGCGCATGGATGCCGAAACCCGGCGCGGTGCAGGTGGCCAGCACCGCCGCCCGGTCCACCGAGGCAGGATCGGCCATGCGCAGCACGATCCGTGCCCCGGCATCGTCCCCTCGCATCTCTGCGGCAACGATCCGGCCACGCAGTCGGAAGGGGGCCGCCCAGGGCCGTGTCACGGTCAGGGTCATCATCGTGCCCGGGATCAGCAGGGCGGCCGGCCCCGTGATCTCGGCCACCGCCTCATACGGCCCGATGGCGGTAACCAGGGCCGGCAATCGCCGCCGGTTCAGGCTGCGCCCGTCCAGCATCGCCGGCAGCGGTTCGGCCGGACGCGGCAGCCGGTCGGCCACCGGCCCGCAGATCGCCGCCGTCAGCCGGATCACGCCCGCGCCCGCATCGACCGAGGCAACCGCCAGCCTGAGCGGACCCACCCGCAGGTGGCGGAGCGCACGGCGGTCGATCTCGGGCATCACCGCCACGGCGATCGCCGGATCCGCAAGCCGCTGCACCACCCGTTCGGGCAGGTATCCGGTGGCCGCCGTAAAACACCAGCCGGCAGCGGGGTCACCCGAAAGCCGTCCGTCTATCCGCTCCGGGCCGATATCGAGACGGACCGCGACGGCATGGGGCGGCGGCAACCCGGCAGCACCTGCCGGGTTCTGGGCCGGCAGGCCGGTGATGCGTCTGGTTTCCGGTGCCCGTCCGATGACGGGCAGATCGATCAGGGTCATGGCACGCCTCCCCGGT contains:
- a CDS encoding GNAT family N-acetyltransferase, which gives rise to MTLIDLPVIGRAPETRRITGLPAQNPAGAAGLPPPHAVAVRLDIGPERIDGRLSGDPAAGWCFTAATGYLPERVVQRLADPAIAVAVMPEIDRRALRHLRVGPLRLAVASVDAGAGVIRLTAAICGPVADRLPRPAEPLPAMLDGRSLNRRRLPALVTAIGPYEAVAEITGPAALLIPGTMMTLTVTRPWAAPFRLRGRIVAAEMRGDDAGARIVLRMADPASVDRAAVLATCTAPGFGIHALWTYGLKPRGLMRHLRVVPVAGLADMATVYRLRRDANQFYGRRPDAHDPEAWADPLDACSILFLGLLGDKPIATARLVVNGSDRSRSELQALVPVPEEFWEGGFVEVSRLVVHPDFRGNRIRLDMFREVERLALGLGVRYLLFDAIPKLAPLYEAVGGRRLPLTKKHQDSDEIEQVMYVDMRAILGRVNRFSAVWLAGFGGTLGRHLAIAGRGPTDVILGPDRRSPAAAVIRGMGRLLAWPGG
- the hutC gene encoding histidine utilization repressor produces the protein MTQPLYRRIKEAIRARVVEGDWPEGSQLPSENRLLEEFGVSRMTVHRALRELTDEGLLARVQGVGTFVAERRPGVSVVELRSIADEITTRGNRHAARVEVLDEVRADAALARQMNLPEGARLWHSIVLHTENDVPIQHEERWVNPVLAPDYPAQDFTRITPTAYLSGLHAAPEVEHVIEATAAPKTIAARLGIARNDPCLRLTRRTWVDRGVVTLAILTHPGTRFRLGTRFRAGPGTMPLAAGF
- a CDS encoding GNAT family N-acetyltransferase, with translation MTLIDLPVRDAMAGPEAAEATRAPSPMAAVGLPPPHAVAVCLHVGTERLNGRLALEADGGWCFMAAAGRLPDVVAGRLADPAAAVAVEPRVDRRAIRRRRLGPLRLVRTSVDADRGAIRLEAAIPAPVVDQLPCPTGPLPAMLDGRSLNRRRLPALVTAIGPYEAVAEVTGPAALLVPGTLMTLTVVRPWAAPFRLCSRIIGVESGGEAVRVLLRMADPTAIDRAAVLAACTAPGFGIQALWTHGLKPRGLMRHLRVVPAAGAADMVTARALRRDANQFYGRRPEARDPADWADRLDGSSLLFLAYLGDKPIATARLVVNGGDRSLSELQAQVPVPEQFWEGGFVEVSRLVVHPDFRGNRIRYDLFREVERLSLSMGVRFMLFDAIPRLVPMYQAVGGKPLPLTKKHPDSDETVRVMYVDMRSILGRVNRFSAVWLAGFGSTLGRHLAIEGRGPTDAILGPKRRSVGAAVIRTMGRLLARASG
- the sbnA gene encoding 2,3-diaminopropionate biosynthesis protein SbnA — protein: MHIEDLTALIQDDVFLPVRIDAGGGIDILLKIEGLNPAGSIKFKTAVAMIADMERSGRLKPGATVVESSSGNLGLALSIVCRALGYGFVCVSDPNISPATRDMIEATGGRMEPVTETDENGGYLGTRLRRIAALLDRHAGWVWTNQYGNPAAKWAHHRWTGPAVRRRVDRPDFLFVGVGTAGTAMGCAEYFRINAPQTRVIGVDSVGSVTFGQVPGRRYLPGLGASQQPPLFEAAMLDAQVIVPETETVTACWRFRRRHGFLIGASTGTVLAGIARHAAAGAIPPGATVVALSPDLGDRYAATLYDAAWIGSRYADLPPDIAEALAA
- the sbnB gene encoding 2,3-diaminopropionate biosynthesis protein SbnB, encoding MTDDRMLQPAPFTVIGAEAVRRALAARPGHLVALVRDTYLAHDAGLTVNPDSYFLRFPDRPGDRIIALPAAIGGDAPVSGIKWIASFPGNLARGIDRASAVLVLNDAQTGYPFACLESSIISAARTAASAVLGAELLHGPERRARQVAVIGAGPIARAITDMLFATGWHAGGLVVHDLDLARATAFADAIGLRRRIATRATADISSAIRHADLVIFATTAGRPHVMDAELFAHAPTVLHVSLRDLGPEVILSAWNLVDDVDHALKADTSLHLVEKARGDRGFVAGTVADAVHGRIAPDRSRPRIFSPFGMGILDLALGLDVWKAVTGQGGGIAVPDFFPRTATLGL